A stretch of DNA from Streptomyces gobiensis:
GCGTCGTCGCTGTGCGGCGCGTGCAACGACGTATGCCCGGTAAAGATCGACATTACCGATGTGCTGGTCCGTCTGCGTGGACAGGCGGTCGACAGCAAGCGGGGTTCGCCGTCGGCCGAGCGCGTCGCCATGCGGCTGCTGTCCTGGGTCATGTCCGACCCGCGACGCTACGACAGGGCGCTGCGGGCCGCACGACGCGGTACGGCCCCGCTTGCCGCACTGCTCGGTGGCCGTCGGACCATCCGCCACCTTCCGTGGCCGCTGTCGGCCTGGACTTCGTCGCGCGACGCCCCGCTGCCCGCGGCCGAGTCGTTCCGGGAGTGGTGGCAGCGCGAGCAGGCACAGAGAGGAGAGACGCCGTGAACGCTCGGGAGGAGGTCCTTGCCCGGCTGCGTTCGGCCCTCGGTGACGGCCCGGCGGAGGTGGCCGTACCGCGGGCGTACCGACGCGACAGCAGCCATGACCCCGACCAGCTTGCGGAACTGTTCGCCGACCGGCTGGCCGACTACCGGGCCGGGGTGCACCGGACCAGCGTTGACCGGCTCGCCGAGACCGTGGCCGCCCTGCTCTCGGCGGGCGGTCCACTGGCCGTTCCGCCGGATGTGCCCCAGCCGTGGCTCGGGGCGTACGACGGCCGGGTCCTGGTGGATGGCACCCCCGCACCACTGGGAACCGAAACGCTGGACGGCGTCGCGAGCGTCCTGACCGGATGCGCGACCGCGATCGCCGAGACCGGGACCATCGTGCTCGACGGTGGGCCGGCTCAGGGCCGACGTCTCCTCACGCTCATCCCGGATCACCATATCTGCGTCGTGCCTGTCACCGATATCGTCGGCACGGTGCCCGAGGGACTTGAACGCCTGGTGCCGACCCGGCCGTTGACCTTTATTTCCGGGCCCTCGGCCACGAGTGATATCGAGCTGCGCCGGGTGGAGGGCGTCCATGGGCCGCGTCGGCTCGATGTTGTCCTCGTGCGCTGATGCGAGCACCCGCACAGGCCGCTCGCCTGCGACATGAGCGGCGGGCCGGCGGCGGCCACTGGCCGACGGGCTTCGATGCCAGGACCGGAAGCGGCACACTGCCGCCCGCCGTGCCGCGGGACGGGCCGTCATGGGCCATCGCCGCGTGGTGTGTACGCCATCAGCAGCAGGGCTACGTCATCGGGGCGGTCCGGGGTGCGCCGGGCCTCCTGGACGAGCCGGTCGGCCATCTCCTGCAGCGAGGTCGCCGCGCTGTGGGCGAGGCGGGAGCGTATGACGTCGATACCGTGGTCGATGTCGCGGCCGGGCTGCTCCACCAGGCCGTCGGTGTAGAGGGCCAGGACCGAGCCCGGCGGCAGGTTCAGCCGTGTCACGGGATATTCGGCCTCAGGGTCGACGCCCAGCAGGGTTCCGCCGGCCAGGTCCAGGGCCTCGGTGTGCCCGTCCGGGTGGCGCAGCAGCGGCGGCGGGTGGCCGGCCCGTACGGCCTGCGCGTGGCCGGTGGCCGGGGAGATCTCGACATAGCAGCAGGTGGCGAAGAGCCCCGGGTCGAGCTCGGCGAGGAGGTGGTTGGTGCGGGCCACCACCTCGTCCGGGGGCAGGCCGCTGGTGGCCAGGGCCGAGACCGCGCTGCGCAGTTGGCCCATGATGGCGGCCGCCGCGACGTTGTGCCCCTCAACGTCGCCGATGGCCAGCGCGACGCCCCGGCCGGTCGCGATCACGTCATACCAGTCTCCGCCGATCTCCATGCCCTGGGTGCCGGGGAGATAGCGGCCGACGGTCACCACCCCGTCGATGTCCGGCAGCCGGTGCGGGAGGAGACCGTGCTGCAGCCCGCGGGCAAGGGTGAACTCGGCGTCGTAGAGCCGGGCGCGTTCCAGTGCCTGGGCGACGAGGCCGCCCAGGGCGGTCAGCGCCGCTCGGTCTCCGGCGGAGAAGGTGCGCGAGGCTGCGAAGCCGAGAATGCAGGAGCCGACCTGGCGGCCGGACGCGATCAGCGGCAAGAACGCCCACGAGCCCATGTGGTCCAGCGGAATGCCCGGGTAGGCGGCAGACAGCTGCTGCGGGGAGTCGAAGAACATCGGGGCGCCATGGGTGAGCGCCTGCACTCCGGGCAGTGGCGCGTCCAGCGGTACGCCCTCGAACTGGTTGAGGAAGCCCTCGGGGTAGCCCAGCTGCCGGGCCAGGAACATACGCCGTTCCCGGACCATATAGATGGCCAGTTGGTGGCCGCCGAACGCGGGCAGGAGCTGGTCGGCCACGACATCGCATACCTCACGGACCGTGACCGCCTTGGTCAGCACGCTGGCCATATGGACCACATGGTAGAGAGCGCCGGGCCGGGCGAGTGCCGGCGGTGGCTGGGCGGGCGTTCTCAGCGCGGTCGGCTCTTCCTCCTCGGGCGGCTGGGTGGGCACGACGGTACCGGTCAGGCCGTGCACATCCGGGTAGAGAAAGAAGGCCAGCCAGCGCTCGGCCGGGCCCCGGACCACAAAGGAGGTCGGTTCCTGGGAGAGCATCGCGGCTCGGTAACGGTCCTCGTAGGCGGGGTCGGAGAGCCAGGGCAGGAATTCCCACGGGTGGCGGCCCAGGACGTTCTCCCGTTCGATGCCCAGCAGCATCTCCAGACGGTGATTGGCGTAGGTGAGCCTGCCGTCCTGGTCGAGGGAGAAGACGCCGTCCGGCAGACGCTCGGAAGCCTCAGCGGCCGTGACACCCTGCTCAAGATCTACGACCGCCCCCACCAGATGACGCCGGGCCCCGGTCGCCTGGCCTTCCGGCAAGCGACCCCACAACTCCACCGGGCGAGGTCTGCCCTCGCCATCGAGCACCCGGAACCGGCGGCCGAGCACCCGCCCGTTGTCCGCGGCGTCACGGGCACAGGCCTGAAGCTCATGCACATCGTCGGCGACCACCCGGGCGGTCAGCTGGGCCACCGTGCCGTCGCATGCCGCGGGATCGATCCCGAAGATCGCGCATGTCTCATCATCGGCGGCGATCAGCCCTGTTGTCAGCTCCCAGTCGAACAGGCCGATACGGACGGGGGTCCCGGCATCGGTCGGCAACCGGACGGCCACCGGGTCGCCTTGGTGTTCGAGGGAACGCCCTTGGGCGGCATACGCGGCCAGGGCGGCGCCGAGCCGGTTGACGACGCCACGCAGCCGACGGCGCTCGGTGACCGTCAAGTCCGCTCCCTTGGAGGCAACCCGCAGGATGAAGACCACTCCGACCGTCTCATTCCCGGCGCGGATCGGGGAGCACAGGTAAGCGAACGGATAGGGCAGGATGGTGGCGAACTGGGGGAAGCGGCGCATCCTTTCCCCCGCGTCGGTCAGATAGACACTGCGCGCCGTGCGATACGCCGTGGCGGCCGGGAACCCGCCCGAGACCGGGATACGCCACCAGGACCGCAGCAGCGAACGGGGCACACCCGCCAGCGAGGCCAGTACGAGCGAGCGGCCGTCTCGCGAGCGTATGAAGACGCCCCCGCCATAGCCGCCAGCGGCTCTTACCGCCTTGACCAGGCCTTTGGCGAGGATCCGCGACAGCTCTCCGGAAGCGGCCCCGCCCCTGGGGCGCTGCTGCCCCCGCTGCCCGAGCGCGTCCATATGCCCACCGGCATCTGAAGCAGCGTGTGCTGCGGCCCCTGTCTCCGGCGTGTCCTCACCCATCTGCTCGCCTTGACCTCCCTGGCCGAACGCGGGCGGGAGAAGGCCGCACGGTACGGCCGGCGGCACCGGGCGTTGTTCTCTGCGTTCTCTGCGTTCTCTGCGTTCTCTGCGTTCTCTGCGTTTCCGCGAACGGCCCTCGCGCGCCCTATGAACAGCATGCTCCGCCGCATGGCGATCGGCGCGCCGAAGCCCGCTTCGACTACGCGTTCGATTCCATGGAGTGGCCCGCGCCCCTCCTGCCCGGGGGCACAATCAGCCAGCGAGGGCTACGGCGCCACGGGGAATCTGGCGCATCAGCGCGCTGTGCGACGCGGGTTTCCCGGCTACCGTGATGCGGAATGCAGGGAGAGCCTCCAAGAAAAGGGGGCGTGGTGAACTGTACGAAGTGCGGAGCTGAAGTGATCCAAGGGCCAGATGGAAGCTGGGCGTGCAACAACTGCGGGACGACCGGATGAGCAGCACGCTGCCCTCCCCCGCCATGCACTGCGCGCACTGCGGCAGTGTCGTCTACGAGGGTCCGCATGGCGGCTACGTCTGCGGCCAGTGCTTCCATACCGTAGAGCCCCCGACCCAGGCCGAACCCCCGCCAGTACCGGGGGACTGACCTCGAGGGTGTCGCCGCTGCACCAGGCAGCGGTGACACCCTGAGGTGAGAGCGGGGAAGACCCGGCTCGTTTCCGCGGCCTCGTTTCCGCGCGCCTGGTTTCCGCGCGCCTGGTTTCCCCGCGACATCTCGTCATCGCCGAGCGCGGCCACCCTGCCACGCGGGCTCCACTGAGATCAGCGTTAAATCACCCGTTTGCCACTTTCGCACCATGAGCACCATCTGTGAAGCTGGAACGACCCACAGTGATCGCACCACGGCCACGTCAGGAGCACCCATGATCCTGTCGATCTCCGGCGTCGTACTGCTCGGAGTGATCGTCTTCCTCTTCTTCCGCAAAGACGGGCTCAAGCTGTCGCACGCCTTCGTCTGCGCACTCTTCGGCTTCTATCTCGCGGGAACCGCTATCGCGCCGAGCATCCAGGCGGGCAGCGCCAGCCTCGCCAGTCTGCTGGGTGGGATCAAGCTCTAGACACCAGAGCAGGAGGTCGGTGTGGTCCGGCGACCACTCGCCCAGGGGCGGGATATCGCATGCACGCTCGCGGACAACGTTGTTGATGTGCTGTATCCGCTGATTGTCGTGATCAGAGGCTTGGGGCGGCTGGCCGGTGCGGGGCAGCGGTGGTGGGTACGTACGCCGAGGGAGCGACGCGGGCCCGCGCTGTTTCTCGGGGCCGCGAGTGCGCTGGTCGTGGGGCTGATGCCGCACGGGCCGCTGCTCGCCGGCGGCGGTCTGCTGGCGGTTGCCGCCTGGCATGGGCGGGGACCTCGCCAGGGCGAGCCGGCGGAGGAGCGGGCTGCCCGGCTGCAAGCGGTGTACGAGGCGCTGGTGCCCTACTTCTCGCTGGCGGAGGACACCAGCCCATATCCCCTCTACGCGCATGACGGTTCCTGGGAGCGCGTCTTTCTGGCGTATGAGTTCACTTCCTCCGGGAGGCTTGGGCGGTTGCTGCTGAGGTATCCGGCGTATTTCCGGGATGGGGAGCCGGAGGCGCGTATGCGGATTCAGCAGGTGCTCTGCGCGAAGGTGGGCCGGGGGCGGGAGTACCGGTTCGAGTGGGACGAAGAGGAAAACGAGCTTGAGGTGACGGCGCTGCCGCCGCTGCCCACCGATATCTGCGCGCAGCGCTTTGTCGCCGCGCCCGGGGAGATGGTGCTGGGGTTCACCGACTCGGACGCCGTGCAGCGGACGGTCCCGGTGGCGGACGGTGTGGAGTCCCGGGATGTCCCGCCGGTGGTGTGGCGGACAGGGCCACGGTCGACCGAGCCGCACTTGCTGGCCCTGGGTCAGCCCGGGTCGGGGACGACGACGCTGCTGCGTTCAGTGGCACTGCAGGCGTTGCAGCACGGTGATGTGCTGGTGATCGACGGCTCGGGAACGGGTGAGTACACCTGTCTGGCGGGACGGCGGGGAGTGCTGTCGGTGGAGTCCACGCTCGTCGGCGCGCTGGCATCGCTGGAGTGGGCGGCGCATGAGACGGAGCGGCGGCTGCTGGCCGCCAACCGGGCCCGGCAGGGGGGCCGCCCCGCGCCGGAGGATATCGATCGGCCCTTGTGGGTACTGGTCGACCGGCCGGCCGTACTGAGCCATCTGGCGCTGACTGAGGGGCGGCCGGATCCGCAGAAGCTGTTGCAGGTGGCGCTGCGGCACGGCCGGGCCGCCCGGGTGACGGTCGCGCTGGCGGACCAGTTCGAAGGGGCGGACGGTCTCGGCCAGGCCATCCGGGCGTATACGCGGGCCCGGGTGGTGCTGGGACCCGCGACGCCGGATCAGGCGCGGGCGGTGCTCGGGGAGCCGCCGCATACGACTCCCCTGCAGCAGATGCCGCCGGGACGGGGGTACGCCCGGCTGGGATCCGGTCCGGTGCACCGGCTTCAGGTGCCGGTGACCCCGGACCCGTACGACGATTCGGCCAGCGAGGCTCATCGGGCGGCCGTGCTGGCGCTGCTGCCGGAGCGGCCGGTGCCGGTCCGGGAGTGAGGAGCGGGTTCAGGCGACGAAGGTGCGGGGGG
This window harbors:
- a CDS encoding LutC/YkgG family protein is translated as MNAREEVLARLRSALGDGPAEVAVPRAYRRDSSHDPDQLAELFADRLADYRAGVHRTSVDRLAETVAALLSAGGPLAVPPDVPQPWLGAYDGRVLVDGTPAPLGTETLDGVASVLTGCATAIAETGTIVLDGGPAQGRRLLTLIPDHHICVVPVTDIVGTVPEGLERLVPTRPLTFISGPSATSDIELRRVEGVHGPRRLDVVLVR
- a CDS encoding SpoIIE family protein phosphatase, giving the protein MDALGQRGQQRPRGGAASGELSRILAKGLVKAVRAAGGYGGGVFIRSRDGRSLVLASLAGVPRSLLRSWWRIPVSGGFPAATAYRTARSVYLTDAGERMRRFPQFATILPYPFAYLCSPIRAGNETVGVVFILRVASKGADLTVTERRRLRGVVNRLGAALAAYAAQGRSLEHQGDPVAVRLPTDAGTPVRIGLFDWELTTGLIAADDETCAIFGIDPAACDGTVAQLTARVVADDVHELQACARDAADNGRVLGRRFRVLDGEGRPRPVELWGRLPEGQATGARRHLVGAVVDLEQGVTAAEASERLPDGVFSLDQDGRLTYANHRLEMLLGIERENVLGRHPWEFLPWLSDPAYEDRYRAAMLSQEPTSFVVRGPAERWLAFFLYPDVHGLTGTVVPTQPPEEEEPTALRTPAQPPPALARPGALYHVVHMASVLTKAVTVREVCDVVADQLLPAFGGHQLAIYMVRERRMFLARQLGYPEGFLNQFEGVPLDAPLPGVQALTHGAPMFFDSPQQLSAAYPGIPLDHMGSWAFLPLIASGRQVGSCILGFAASRTFSAGDRAALTALGGLVAQALERARLYDAEFTLARGLQHGLLPHRLPDIDGVVTVGRYLPGTQGMEIGGDWYDVIATGRGVALAIGDVEGHNVAAAAIMGQLRSAVSALATSGLPPDEVVARTNHLLAELDPGLFATCCYVEISPATGHAQAVRAGHPPPLLRHPDGHTEALDLAGGTLLGVDPEAEYPVTRLNLPPGSVLALYTDGLVEQPGRDIDHGIDVIRSRLAHSAATSLQEMADRLVQEARRTPDRPDDVALLLMAYTPRGDGP